The proteins below come from a single Parazoarcus communis genomic window:
- the rpsR gene encoding 30S ribosomal protein S18 has product MAFKPKSKFKKKDDRGNRGLFKRRKFCRFTAEKIEEVDYKDVDILKDFITENAKIMPARITGTKAGYQRQLSVAVKRARFLALMPYTDLHQ; this is encoded by the coding sequence ATGGCTTTCAAGCCCAAGTCCAAGTTCAAGAAGAAGGACGATCGCGGTAATCGTGGTCTGTTCAAGCGTCGCAAGTTCTGCCGCTTCACCGCGGAGAAGATCGAAGAAGTCGACTACAAGGATGTGGACATCCTTAAGGACTTCATCACCGAAAACGCCAAGATCATGCCGGCACGTATCACTGGCACCAAGGCCGGTTACCAGCGTCAGCTGTCGGTTGCCGTGAAGCGCGCGCGCTTCCTGGCACTGATGCCTTACACCGACCTGCACCAGTAA
- the priB gene encoding primosomal replication protein N yields MAEAGLNELRLTARIAELLPLRRTPAGVPVAGCVLTHESRQRESGLDRDVSVELQAVAVGDLASVLANAGPGVNVTVTGFLAAKSLRSRAPVLHLNKIEFVEGN; encoded by the coding sequence GTGGCTGAGGCGGGGCTGAACGAGCTGCGCCTGACGGCGCGCATCGCCGAACTCCTCCCCCTGCGGCGAACGCCAGCAGGTGTGCCGGTAGCGGGATGTGTGCTGACCCACGAATCGAGGCAGCGTGAATCCGGACTGGATCGCGACGTTTCGGTGGAATTGCAGGCAGTGGCCGTTGGTGATCTCGCCAGTGTTCTGGCGAATGCCGGCCCCGGAGTGAACGTGACAGTGACGGGCTTTCTGGCAGCGAAGAGTCTTCGCAGCCGCGCTCCGGTACTGCATCTGAACAAGATCGAATTTGTAGAAGGAAACTGA
- a CDS encoding UbiH/UbiF family hydroxylase produces the protein MKFDLIIVGGGLAGAALAVALRASRLSIALVESSLPARPTGWDTRIYAYSPANADFMRELGVWDRLDHARLCPVERMDIKGDGNGCVKFSAYQSGLSELAWIGESSLIHCELWESLKRQHNVTVFAPAHPGALDVSESEARLVLDDGRRLSAALLVGADGRDSWVRQQSGIKASVKAYDEMGVVANLSCEQEHRRTAFQWFRDDGVLAWLPLPGNRISIVWSAPDAVAADLMSMSDESFCERVADAGGRRLGRFEMESPRAAFPLRLMRVESMIGRRVALIGDAAHAIHPLSGHGINLGFQDARMLASLLGELKPWQGAGDHGVLRRYARARAEEPFLLQYATHGLNRLFASRNPASALLRNVGMNLTDRLPVITNALTRYAVSGKF, from the coding sequence ATGAAATTCGATCTGATCATTGTTGGTGGCGGGCTCGCGGGAGCGGCGCTTGCGGTGGCTCTTCGCGCCAGCCGCCTGTCGATTGCCCTGGTGGAAAGCAGCCTGCCCGCCAGACCAACGGGATGGGATACCCGGATCTACGCCTACAGTCCGGCGAATGCGGATTTCATGCGCGAACTTGGCGTCTGGGACCGGCTTGATCATGCCCGCCTGTGCCCGGTCGAGCGGATGGACATCAAGGGCGACGGCAATGGCTGCGTAAAGTTTTCCGCTTATCAGAGCGGGCTATCCGAACTTGCCTGGATTGGTGAGTCAAGCCTGATTCACTGCGAACTGTGGGAGAGTCTCAAGCGCCAGCACAACGTCACGGTCTTTGCGCCCGCGCATCCTGGCGCGCTCGACGTGAGCGAGTCCGAAGCCAGGCTGGTGCTCGATGACGGACGACGCTTGAGCGCTGCGCTGTTAGTCGGTGCCGACGGACGCGATTCCTGGGTGCGCCAGCAGTCGGGGATCAAGGCAAGCGTGAAGGCGTATGACGAGATGGGTGTCGTCGCCAACCTGAGCTGCGAGCAAGAACATCGGCGCACTGCGTTTCAATGGTTCAGGGACGACGGCGTGCTTGCGTGGTTGCCCTTGCCCGGCAATCGCATTTCAATCGTCTGGTCTGCCCCGGATGCCGTCGCCGCCGATCTGATGTCGATGAGCGACGAGTCCTTCTGCGAGCGGGTCGCGGATGCCGGTGGACGGCGGCTCGGGCGGTTTGAAATGGAGTCGCCGCGTGCCGCGTTCCCACTTCGGCTGATGCGGGTCGAAAGCATGATCGGCCGTCGCGTCGCGCTGATCGGCGATGCCGCACATGCCATCCACCCCCTTTCCGGCCATGGCATCAATCTTGGTTTCCAGGATGCCCGGATGCTTGCCAGTCTGCTCGGTGAGCTGAAGCCGTGGCAGGGCGCCGGAGACCATGGCGTATTGCGGCGCTATGCCAGAGCGCGCGCAGAGGAACCCTTCCTCCTGCAGTATGCGACCCACGGCCTGAACCGCCTCTTTGCGAGTCGTAATCCCGCGTCGGCCTTGCTGCGCAATGTCGGGATGAACCTCACCGATCGTTTGCCGGTCATAACCAACGCACTCACCCGATACGCGGTAAGTGGAAAGTTCTAA
- the dnaB gene encoding replicative DNA helicase: MATSRRFPDDALDPQMAAIKLPPHSLEAEQSLIGGILLDNSSWERVADLVNEADFYRDDHRRIYRHISKLIDFGKPADVVTVFESLEKNGEAEQAGGLSYLAEIANNTPSAANIRRYAEIVRERAILRKLVAVGDNIAASALSPSGKDAKMLLDEAEARVFEIAEAGARNTTGFQVIQPILKQVVDRVQELYDRDSASEVTGVPSGFADLDAKTSGLQPSDMLIVAGRPAMGKTTFALNVAEHVAVEQRLPVAIFSMEMPGTQLATRFIASVGRIDMQKIRSGRLTDDDWQRLTVAMGKLYDAPLYIDETPGLNPIDLRARARRLARQCGRLGLIVIDYLQLMSGTRDSDNRASELSEISRSVKSLAKELHVPIIALSQLNRSLEQRPNKRPVMSDLRESGAIEQDADIIMFIYRDEVYNPDSPDKGTAELIIGKHRNGPTGTVRMTFFGEYTRFENFAGGGGFMPPDE; the protein is encoded by the coding sequence ATGGCGACTTCCCGCAGGTTCCCCGACGACGCGCTGGACCCCCAGATGGCGGCCATCAAGCTGCCGCCCCATTCACTTGAGGCGGAGCAGTCGCTCATCGGTGGCATATTGCTCGACAACTCGTCCTGGGAGCGGGTGGCGGACCTCGTGAACGAGGCCGACTTCTACCGCGACGACCATCGGCGTATCTATCGGCACATTTCCAAGCTGATCGACTTCGGAAAACCCGCAGACGTGGTGACCGTATTCGAGTCGCTGGAAAAGAACGGCGAGGCCGAGCAGGCCGGCGGTCTGTCCTACCTGGCAGAAATCGCCAACAACACCCCGTCGGCAGCAAACATCCGGCGCTACGCGGAGATCGTTCGCGAGCGTGCCATCCTGCGCAAGCTGGTGGCCGTTGGCGACAATATTGCGGCCAGTGCGCTCAGCCCCTCGGGCAAGGACGCGAAGATGCTGCTGGACGAGGCTGAGGCGCGGGTGTTCGAGATCGCAGAAGCCGGTGCCCGGAATACGACCGGCTTTCAGGTCATTCAGCCGATTCTGAAGCAAGTCGTGGATCGGGTGCAGGAGCTCTATGACCGCGACAGTGCTTCCGAGGTGACCGGTGTGCCCTCAGGCTTTGCTGATCTCGATGCCAAGACTTCGGGTCTGCAGCCTTCGGACATGCTGATCGTGGCGGGGCGCCCTGCAATGGGCAAGACCACCTTTGCGCTGAACGTCGCCGAGCACGTGGCGGTCGAGCAGCGCCTGCCGGTCGCCATCTTTTCGATGGAAATGCCGGGCACGCAACTGGCAACCCGTTTTATTGCCTCTGTCGGCCGCATCGACATGCAGAAGATCCGCAGCGGTCGGCTGACCGACGACGACTGGCAGCGCCTGACCGTGGCAATGGGCAAGCTCTATGATGCGCCCCTCTATATAGACGAGACGCCTGGTCTCAATCCGATCGACCTGCGGGCAAGGGCCCGGCGCTTGGCGCGGCAGTGTGGCCGCCTGGGCTTGATCGTGATCGACTACCTGCAGCTTATGAGCGGTACGCGGGACAGCGACAACCGCGCCTCCGAGCTTTCCGAGATCTCGCGCTCGGTAAAGTCGCTGGCAAAAGAACTGCATGTGCCGATCATCGCGCTGTCGCAGCTCAACCGAAGCCTGGAGCAGCGGCCGAACAAACGCCCCGTGATGTCTGACTTGCGAGAGTCGGGCGCGATCGAGCAGGACGCTGACATCATCATGTTTATTTATCGAGATGAGGTCTATAACCCTGATTCGCCAGACAAAGGTACAGCCGAATTGATTATCGGCAAACACCGGAACGGCCCGACCGGCACCGTGCGCATGACCTTCTTTGGTGAATATACGCGCTTCGAAAACTTCGCCGGTGGCGGCGGATTCATGCCACCAGACGAATGA
- a CDS encoding murein transglycosylase A has translation MPPQAPPAGQTGAMSMATWAQLPGWAEDDHAAAWPAFRESCGTLSRRNDWKAVCALGARLPASPSTNQVKAFFEQHFTPWRSQNADGSDTGLVTGYYEPLIKGSRVRSAQSRWPIHAPPDDMLTIDLASVYPELKSLRLRGRLVGNKVVPYWTRAELEQRQELLAPKILLWADDPIDLFFLQVQGSGRVELPDGSRLRIGYADQNGHPYQSIGRWLVSQGELSLDKASMEGIRQWARDNPARLGELLNSNPSYVFFRELPASTSGPIGALGVPITEERSIAIDPAYIPLGAPVFLATTWPYSNRTLNRLVLAQDTGSAIKGPVRADYFWGFGAQAGTQAGKMRQNGRIWVLLPNGVKPANALGKG, from the coding sequence GTGCCCCCACAAGCGCCGCCCGCAGGCCAGACCGGCGCGATGAGCATGGCGACCTGGGCGCAACTCCCCGGCTGGGCCGAAGACGATCACGCCGCCGCGTGGCCAGCCTTCCGCGAGTCCTGCGGGACGCTCTCCCGCCGCAATGACTGGAAGGCCGTCTGTGCGCTTGGCGCACGACTGCCCGCCAGTCCCTCAACCAATCAGGTCAAGGCTTTCTTTGAACAGCACTTCACCCCATGGCGTTCGCAGAACGCCGACGGCTCCGACACCGGACTGGTAACCGGCTACTACGAACCCCTTATCAAGGGCAGTCGGGTCCGTTCAGCGCAGAGCCGGTGGCCGATCCACGCCCCACCCGACGACATGCTGACCATCGATCTCGCCAGCGTCTACCCGGAGCTCAAATCGCTGCGCCTGCGCGGCCGGCTCGTCGGCAACAAGGTCGTGCCGTACTGGACGCGCGCCGAACTGGAGCAGCGCCAGGAGCTCCTTGCCCCGAAGATTCTGCTGTGGGCAGACGATCCGATCGACCTGTTCTTCCTGCAGGTGCAGGGCTCTGGCCGCGTCGAGCTTCCCGACGGCAGCCGGCTCCGCATCGGTTACGCGGATCAGAACGGACACCCGTATCAATCCATCGGTCGCTGGCTCGTCAGTCAGGGCGAACTGTCGCTCGACAAGGCCTCGATGGAAGGCATCCGGCAGTGGGCGCGGGACAATCCCGCCCGCCTCGGCGAGTTGCTCAACAGCAACCCGAGCTATGTCTTCTTCCGCGAACTTCCCGCCAGCACCAGCGGCCCAATCGGCGCCCTCGGGGTCCCTATCACGGAGGAGCGGAGCATCGCCATCGACCCCGCCTACATTCCCCTGGGGGCACCTGTCTTCCTCGCTACCACATGGCCGTACAGCAACCGCACGCTGAACCGGCTCGTGCTGGCACAGGACACTGGCAGTGCGATCAAGGGGCCGGTACGGGCGGACTACTTCTGGGGTTTTGGTGCGCAGGCCGGCACACAGGCCGGAAAGATGCGGCAGAACGGCCGGATCTGGGTATTGCTCCCGAACGGGGTGAAACCAGCGAATGCGCTGGGTAAAGGCTGA
- the rpsF gene encoding 30S ribosomal protein S6 — MRHYEIVFIVHPDQSEQVPAMIDRYKTIVTARTGQIHRLEDWGRRQLAYPIQKVHKAHYVLMNIECDGEALAELEHAFKFNDAVLRHLTIKTKKAVTTPSPMMKEEKSRSLTAPAAAEEAKPAEASESASA; from the coding sequence ATGCGACACTACGAAATCGTATTCATCGTCCACCCGGACCAGTCCGAACAGGTCCCGGCGATGATCGATCGTTACAAGACGATCGTTACCGCCCGCACGGGTCAGATCCACCGCCTCGAAGACTGGGGCCGCCGTCAGCTGGCCTACCCGATCCAGAAGGTGCACAAGGCTCACTACGTACTCATGAACATCGAGTGCGACGGTGAAGCGCTGGCCGAACTCGAGCACGCCTTCAAGTTCAACGATGCAGTGCTGCGTCACCTGACCATCAAGACGAAGAAGGCTGTTACCACGCCGTCGCCGATGATGAAGGAAGAGAAGTCCCGCTCGCTGACCGCTCCGGCTGCTGCCGAAGAAGCCAAGCCTGCAGAAGCCTCCGAGTCCGCTTCGGCCTGA
- a CDS encoding DsbC family protein: protein MFSFPGLARALPLALSLSLFGAGAHADEASVRKGMEAFVGAPAVESVARTPYAGLYEVVLKSGELVYTDEKVSFIVDGRVIDAQTRRDMTQLRLNQLSAIDFSTLPLDQAIKHVKGNGKRVIATFEDPNCGYCKRLGKELAQMKDVTVYTFLYPILSPDSTTKSRDIWCAKDKAKAWSDWIVDAKVPATADCDTGVIDRNVALGQKLKINGTPTIFLSNGSRIGGYVPAAELEKAIGAIAAK, encoded by the coding sequence ATGTTTTCTTTTCCCGGCCTTGCCCGTGCGCTTCCGCTTGCACTGAGCCTGTCCCTGTTTGGCGCTGGTGCGCATGCCGATGAAGCTTCCGTGCGCAAAGGTATGGAGGCCTTCGTCGGTGCGCCTGCAGTCGAGTCTGTTGCGCGTACCCCATACGCCGGGCTTTATGAAGTTGTGCTCAAGAGCGGCGAGCTCGTGTACACCGATGAAAAGGTCAGCTTCATTGTCGATGGTCGTGTGATCGATGCTCAAACCCGTCGCGACATGACCCAGCTTCGGCTCAACCAGCTTTCGGCCATCGACTTTTCGACGCTTCCGCTCGATCAGGCCATCAAGCACGTCAAAGGCAACGGGAAGCGGGTGATCGCCACCTTCGAGGATCCGAACTGCGGCTACTGCAAACGGCTCGGAAAGGAACTCGCGCAGATGAAGGACGTGACCGTCTATACCTTCCTGTATCCGATCCTGAGTCCCGATTCGACGACCAAGTCGCGTGATATCTGGTGTGCTAAGGACAAGGCAAAAGCCTGGAGCGACTGGATTGTCGACGCGAAGGTGCCGGCAACGGCGGACTGCGACACGGGTGTGATCGATCGCAACGTCGCGCTGGGGCAGAAGCTGAAGATCAACGGCACGCCGACGATCTTCCTGTCCAACGGCAGCCGCATCGGCGGTTATGTGCCGGCAGCAGAACTGGAAAAGGCGATTGGCGCGATCGCAGCCAAGTGA
- the rplI gene encoding 50S ribosomal protein L9, giving the protein MQIILLEKVGKLGGLGDVVKVKDGYARNYLIPQGLAKRATANNMAEFEARRAELERLQAEKLEAAQALGAKLDGLMVQITRKAGMDGRLFGSVSNIDVAEAVAAQGFEIDRSSIRMPQGHLKQIGDTQLEVALHADVTVSITVSVLGEH; this is encoded by the coding sequence ATGCAAATCATTCTTCTCGAAAAAGTGGGCAAGCTCGGCGGTCTGGGCGATGTGGTCAAGGTCAAGGACGGCTACGCACGCAACTACCTGATCCCCCAGGGTCTGGCCAAGCGCGCTACGGCGAACAACATGGCCGAGTTCGAAGCGCGTCGCGCTGAACTCGAGCGTCTGCAAGCCGAAAAGCTGGAAGCCGCTCAGGCTCTCGGCGCCAAGCTCGACGGTCTGATGGTTCAGATCACCCGCAAGGCCGGTATGGACGGTCGCCTGTTCGGTTCCGTCAGCAACATCGACGTGGCTGAGGCGGTCGCTGCTCAGGGCTTCGAAATCGATCGCTCCTCGATCCGCATGCCGCAGGGTCACCTGAAGCAGATCGGTGATACGCAGCTCGAGGTTGCCCTTCACGCCGACGTGACGGTCTCCATTACCGTTTCGGTGCTGGGCGAGCATTAA
- a CDS encoding ATP-binding protein, whose product MNELSALICRAERVLERLEGILPGPAAPPDWSAAHAFLWRRRHGRGSLQAVGVPHGIRLKDLQDIDDQKARIDRNTRQFLAGKRANNVLLTGARGTGKSSLIKALLNEYGDQGLRVVEVDKADLTDLPEIMEMLAGRPERFIVFCDDLSFEEGEGAYKALKSVLDGSVSAVADNVLLYATSNRRHLMPEYHDENLQARHVDGEVHPGEAVEEKVSLSERFGLWISFYPFAQDEYLDIVAHWLRVFGVPKRKLAAARQEALQWALMRGSRSGRVAWQFARDYAGQLED is encoded by the coding sequence ATGAATGAACTGAGTGCCCTCATCTGCAGGGCGGAGCGGGTGCTTGAGCGGCTGGAGGGCATTCTGCCGGGACCGGCAGCGCCACCCGACTGGAGCGCGGCGCACGCCTTCCTGTGGCGGCGGCGTCATGGGCGCGGGAGTTTGCAGGCCGTGGGCGTGCCGCACGGGATTCGTCTGAAGGATCTGCAGGACATCGATGATCAGAAAGCGCGCATCGATCGCAATACGCGACAGTTTCTCGCCGGTAAGCGCGCCAACAACGTGCTTCTGACCGGCGCGCGTGGCACCGGCAAGTCCTCGCTGATCAAGGCATTGCTCAACGAGTACGGCGACCAGGGACTGCGCGTCGTCGAGGTGGACAAGGCCGATCTGACGGATCTGCCCGAGATCATGGAGATGCTGGCCGGTCGTCCCGAGCGTTTCATCGTGTTCTGCGACGACCTTTCGTTCGAAGAAGGGGAAGGGGCGTACAAAGCGCTCAAGAGCGTGCTCGACGGTTCCGTTTCTGCAGTGGCCGATAATGTGCTGCTGTACGCGACATCCAACCGTCGCCACCTGATGCCCGAGTATCACGACGAGAACCTTCAGGCGCGGCATGTGGACGGCGAGGTTCACCCCGGTGAGGCGGTGGAGGAGAAAGTGTCGCTGTCCGAGCGCTTCGGCCTCTGGATCTCCTTTTATCCCTTCGCTCAGGATGAATATCTCGACATCGTTGCGCACTGGCTCCGCGTCTTTGGTGTTCCCAAGCGCAAGCTGGCCGCTGCCCGCCAGGAGGCGCTGCAGTGGGCCTTGATGCGCGGTTCGCGATCGGGTCGGGTGGCCTGGCAGTTTGCCCGGGATTACGCGGGCCAGCTGGAGGACTGA
- the hrpA gene encoding ATP-dependent RNA helicase HrpA gives MARDLRRGADERKKKLQDAFDALLARSRTALAARQAALPRPEFPPELPVSARRDEIAEALVAHQVIIVCGETGSGKTTQLPKICMTLGRGAAGLIGHTQPRRLAARATASRIAQELNSPLGQAVGYKIRFTDKLTASSHIKLMTDGILLAETQTDPLLAAYDTLIIDEAHERSLNIDFLLGYLRTLLPKRPDLKVIVTSATLDADRFARHFADAAGKPAPVIEVSGRLYPITMHYRPVEEEDAKEGAKPAPRAGERPPPRRNKGRDLLDAIVDAVDEAQRSGPGDVLVFLPGEREIREAAEALRKAQHLPGTEILSLFARQSAQDQARVFSPSKGRRVVLSTNVAETSLTVPGIRYVVDTGLARVKRYSPRNKVEQLQIEKIAQSAAQQRAGRCGRVMDGVCFRLYDEDDFAKRQAHTDPEILRSSLAGVILRMKSLRLGAVEDFPFIDAPGSRLIGDGYALLAELGAVTDDDERRLTPSGVELAKLPLDPRIGRMILAARDRGCLAELLVIAAALSVQDPRERPQEGPGGADQAHAKFRGGEQDQRSEFLWYLHLWKAWDELQRHESAGKQKAWCKQHFLSWMRMREWRDVFTQLHALCAEHGWKENQLPANYETIHKALLAGLLGNIGCKVEDASGPQAGSYLGARGIKFWPHPGSALAKKAGKWIMCAEQVETSRLFGRCIARIEPEWVEEVGAHLLRTQMFEPHWSKTSGAVRAWERGTLYGLVLYPRRGVSYRDTDPALCRELFIREGLVAGEIADGAVRSMGFLSHNQRLVAEIERLEHKSRRPDVLVDETLIEAFYDSLIPPGVDDLASFEAWRKTAEKTEPKLLYLSRDQLMRHEAEGITTERFPTRFEVLGQKLTLSYLHQPGDADDGVTLTVPLAMLNQIPANRCEWLVPGLLEEKITALLKTVPQKHRHRLQPMNESAAAFMADFDAGAFDTDEPLLRMLQRFVEDRVQLKLPLESFRLENLKPHCFMNLRVIDEHGRVMGQSRNLSELRARFRDQVAARFKAAKIDGALAGALEAAGAVAAPAADGGDGKPRREKGGASTRQADERGSSTSGKDEGANAPAAGSALAGVTSWSFGALPELLELRVAGRDVIGFPALHDDGDSVSLRPYDTPEEAARVHRAGLTRLFALTLKDQVRAIERLPGLRELALQYMSFGTEAELKARLVEATLTRCCLLEPLPVDQAAFELRCTEAKSRVSLVAQEFMRLAGQLLTENATLQKRLLGLKAFPDVVADLQAQIAGLLPKNFLVAYQWEHLAQFPRYLKAASIRLDKLRNNPARDAQLMNDWKALAQTWERELIAKRRAGVTDPQLESFRWLLEELRVGLFAQELKTPMPVSVKRLQKIWDSRPR, from the coding sequence ATGGCGCGCGACCTGCGCCGCGGCGCCGACGAGCGCAAGAAGAAGCTGCAGGATGCGTTCGACGCCCTGCTGGCACGCTCGCGCACCGCGCTGGCTGCGCGCCAGGCGGCCCTGCCCAGGCCGGAGTTTCCGCCCGAGCTGCCGGTGTCGGCGCGACGCGACGAGATTGCCGAGGCGCTGGTGGCCCACCAGGTCATCATCGTCTGTGGTGAGACCGGTTCGGGCAAGACCACTCAGCTGCCCAAGATCTGCATGACGCTGGGGCGCGGTGCAGCGGGTCTGATCGGTCACACCCAGCCGCGGCGGCTGGCGGCACGGGCCACGGCTTCGCGCATCGCGCAGGAGCTCAACAGCCCGCTCGGCCAGGCGGTGGGCTACAAGATCCGCTTCACTGACAAGCTCACCGCATCCAGCCACATCAAGCTGATGACCGACGGCATTCTGCTGGCCGAAACCCAGACCGATCCGCTGCTCGCCGCCTATGACACCCTGATCATCGACGAGGCGCACGAGCGCAGCCTGAACATCGACTTCCTGCTCGGCTATCTGCGCACCCTGTTGCCCAAGCGGCCCGATCTCAAGGTGATCGTGACCTCGGCAACGCTCGATGCCGATCGTTTTGCGCGCCATTTTGCCGACGCCGCAGGCAAGCCGGCGCCGGTGATCGAGGTGTCGGGCCGCCTGTATCCGATCACCATGCATTACCGTCCGGTGGAAGAGGAAGATGCGAAGGAAGGGGCGAAGCCGGCGCCGCGCGCGGGCGAGCGCCCACCCCCACGCAGGAACAAGGGGCGCGACCTGCTCGACGCGATCGTGGATGCGGTTGATGAGGCGCAGCGCAGCGGACCGGGCGACGTGCTGGTGTTTCTGCCCGGCGAGCGCGAGATCCGTGAAGCCGCCGAGGCCTTGCGCAAGGCACAGCATCTGCCCGGCACCGAAATCCTGTCCCTGTTCGCGCGCCAGTCGGCACAGGACCAGGCCAGGGTGTTCTCGCCGTCGAAGGGGCGCCGCGTGGTGCTGTCGACCAACGTCGCCGAGACCTCGCTGACCGTCCCCGGCATCCGCTATGTGGTCGATACCGGCCTGGCGCGGGTCAAACGCTACTCGCCGCGCAACAAGGTCGAGCAGTTGCAGATCGAGAAGATCGCCCAGTCGGCGGCGCAGCAGCGTGCAGGGCGTTGCGGCCGGGTGATGGACGGCGTCTGCTTCCGGCTCTACGACGAGGACGACTTTGCCAAGCGTCAGGCGCACACCGATCCGGAGATCCTGCGCTCCTCGCTGGCGGGCGTGATCCTGCGCATGAAGTCGCTGCGCCTGGGCGCGGTGGAAGACTTTCCTTTCATCGACGCGCCCGGCTCGCGCCTCATCGGCGATGGCTATGCGCTGCTCGCCGAACTCGGCGCAGTGACCGATGACGACGAGCGCAGGCTCACGCCGAGCGGGGTCGAGCTGGCCAAGCTGCCGCTCGACCCCCGCATCGGACGCATGATCCTGGCGGCGCGCGATCGTGGCTGCCTGGCCGAGCTGCTGGTGATCGCCGCTGCGCTGTCGGTGCAGGACCCGCGCGAGCGTCCGCAGGAAGGGCCGGGTGGTGCCGATCAGGCGCATGCGAAGTTCCGTGGCGGCGAGCAGGACCAGCGCTCGGAGTTTCTCTGGTATCTGCACCTGTGGAAGGCGTGGGACGAGCTCCAGCGCCACGAATCGGCCGGCAAGCAGAAGGCGTGGTGCAAGCAGCACTTCCTGTCGTGGATGCGGATGCGCGAGTGGCGCGACGTGTTTACCCAGTTGCACGCGCTGTGTGCCGAGCACGGCTGGAAGGAGAACCAGCTCCCCGCCAACTACGAGACCATTCACAAGGCGCTGCTGGCCGGGCTGCTCGGCAACATCGGCTGCAAGGTCGAGGATGCCTCAGGCCCGCAGGCCGGCAGTTATCTCGGCGCGCGCGGCATCAAGTTCTGGCCACATCCCGGTTCGGCGCTGGCGAAGAAGGCTGGCAAGTGGATCATGTGCGCCGAGCAGGTCGAGACCTCGCGCCTGTTCGGACGTTGCATTGCCCGCATCGAGCCCGAATGGGTGGAAGAGGTGGGGGCACACCTGCTGCGCACCCAGATGTTCGAGCCGCACTGGTCGAAAACCTCGGGTGCGGTCCGTGCGTGGGAGCGTGGCACGCTTTACGGGCTCGTGCTCTACCCGCGGCGCGGCGTGAGCTACCGCGATACCGATCCCGCGCTGTGCCGCGAGTTGTTCATTCGCGAGGGGCTGGTGGCGGGCGAAATCGCCGATGGCGCTGTCCGCAGCATGGGCTTCCTGTCGCACAACCAGCGTCTGGTGGCCGAGATCGAACGCCTGGAGCACAAATCGCGGCGGCCGGACGTGCTGGTCGACGAAACCCTGATCGAGGCTTTCTACGACAGTCTGATTCCGCCCGGGGTCGATGACCTCGCCAGCTTCGAGGCCTGGCGCAAGACGGCGGAGAAGACCGAGCCCAAACTGCTTTACCTGTCGCGCGATCAGCTCATGCGGCACGAGGCGGAAGGGATCACCACCGAGCGCTTTCCGACCCGATTCGAGGTTCTGGGGCAGAAGCTGACCCTGAGCTACCTCCACCAGCCCGGCGATGCGGACGACGGCGTAACGCTGACCGTGCCGCTGGCCATGCTTAACCAGATCCCGGCCAACCGCTGCGAATGGCTGGTGCCCGGCCTCCTCGAAGAGAAGATCACCGCGCTGCTCAAGACCGTGCCGCAAAAGCACCGCCATCGCCTGCAGCCGATGAACGAGAGTGCGGCCGCCTTCATGGCCGATTTCGACGCCGGCGCTTTCGATACCGATGAGCCGCTGTTGCGCATGCTGCAGCGCTTTGTCGAGGATCGGGTTCAGCTCAAACTGCCGCTCGAGAGTTTTCGCCTTGAGAACCTCAAGCCCCATTGCTTCATGAACCTGCGGGTGATCGACGAGCATGGGCGAGTGATGGGACAGTCACGCAATCTGTCCGAGTTGCGCGCGCGTTTCCGCGACCAGGTGGCGGCGCGCTTCAAGGCCGCAAAGATCGACGGCGCGCTTGCTGGTGCGCTTGAAGCGGCGGGCGCCGTGGCCGCTCCTGCCGCAGACGGTGGGGACGGGAAGCCTCGCAGGGAAAAGGGCGGGGCGTCGACGCGGCAAGCGGACGAGCGCGGCTCATCCACAAGCGGAAAGGACGAAGGTGCGAACGCTCCGGCAGCCGGTTCCGCACTGGCCGGCGTGACTTCGTGGAGCTTCGGCGCACTGCCCGAACTGCTCGAACTCAGGGTCGCGGGACGGGATGTAATCGGTTTTCCCGCCCTGCATGACGACGGTGATAGTGTGTCCTTGCGCCCCTACGACACCCCGGAGGAGGCCGCGCGGGTGCATCGGGCGGGGCTGACCCGGTTGTTCGCGCTGACGCTCAAGGATCAGGTACGCGCCATCGAGCGTCTGCCGGGCTTGCGCGAGCTGGCACTGCAGTACATGAGCTTCGGTACCGAGGCCGAGCTGAAGGCGCGTCTGGTGGAGGCGACCCTGACGCGTTGCTGTCTGCTGGAGCCGTTGCCGGTGGATCAGGCCGCGTTCGAGCTGCGCTGCACGGAAGCCAAGTCCCGGGTGAGCCTGGTGGCGCAGGAGTTCATGCGTCTGGCCGGCCAGTTGCTGACCGAGAACGCGACCTTGCAGAAGCGCCTCCTTGGCCTGAAGGCATTTCCGGATGTGGTTGCTGACCTGCAGGCGCAGATTGCCGGCCTGTTGCCAAAGAATTTCCTCGTGGCCTATCAGTGGGAGCATCTTGCACAGTTCCCGCGCTATCTGAAGGCGGCGTCGATCCGTCTCGATAAACTCCGTAACAATCCGGCGCGCGATGCGCAGTTGATGAACGACTGGAAAGCGCTCGCCCAGACCTGGGAACGCGAGCTGATCGCAAAGCGTCGTGCCGGCGTGACCGACCCGCAGCTGGAGTCCTTCCGCTGGTTGCTGGAGGAATTGCGTGTCGGCCTTTTTGCGCAGGAGCTTAAGACGCCGATGCCGGTGTCAGTAAAGCGTCTGCAGAAGATATGGGACAGCCGGCCGCGCTGA